The Sedimentibacter sp. zth1 DNA segment TTCATTATAAATGAGTATAATCCACTCACAATTGGTCCTAATACAATACTTGTTAGATTAAGTATTATAGCTAACATTAAAAATAGTCTTAATTTATCAGCATGTGCATAATAAAAATTCCATACTTTTGGTCCACATATATTTCCCAATACATGGTGCCCATCTAGTGGTGGAATTGGTATTAAGTTAAATACCATAAGAACTAGGTTAATTGATACAGTTCCTTGTATCATTGTAATTATAATATCAAAAACTTGACTTGAAACAATAGTTCCTTTAAATATTAATAGTGAAATTATACCCAATATTAACGCAAAAACAAATGCAATAATTAAATTCATCAATGGACCGGCTAACGCAACAAGTGTATCATCTCTCCTTGGCTTTTTAAATGAGCGAGAATCAACTTGAACAGGCTTTGCCCAACCAAATCCAACAAACATCAATAAAATAAATCCTATAGGATCTATGTGCTTTAATGGATCAAGTGTTAATCTTCCTCTGAATTTTTGTGATTCATCTCCAAGCTTATATGCAACAAAGGCATGAGCAAACTCATGAAACGATAATGCTATCAATATACCTGGCAAAATCATTAATTTTTGTATGATAAAATCAGTCATTGAATCCTCCTAATTTATATTTACTATCATATTATACAAATATTCTTAATGTTTAATTAATAAATATTTTATTTAACAAAAATATATACTTTACCTTATTATTGTATAGTGATATTATATAAGTTGCAAGGAAAAACTAATATTATATAATCAAAGATTTCTAAAATAATCTTTGAATTACAGGAGATAAACATATGATTACAAAAAATTTAGAAACAATAGCTTCTATGCTAAATGTTTCTGTTTTAGATAATAAATTTATTGATGTTATGGTGTCTGGTATTTGTATAGATTCAAGAAAAGTTAAACAAGGAAATTTATTTATACCTATAGTTGGTGCTAATCAAAATGGACATAAATATGTAAATAACGCAATTGAGAACAAAGCAGTTGCTACACTTTGGAATAAGGATGAACCAAATCCTCCAACTAACATCGGAGTAATCTTAGTTGACGATACGCTGGTTGCAATGCAACAACTTGCCACTACATATAGAAGTCAGTTAAAAACAAGTATAATTGGAGTAGCTGGAAGCAACGGCAAGACATCTACAAAAGATATACTCGCCGGCATGCTTTCAACGAAATTTAAAACACAAAAAACAATGGGCAATCACAATAATGAATTGGGTGTTCCAATAACACTTTTAAACTTATATGATGATTGTGAAGTTGCAGTAGTTGAAATGGGTATGGAAAAGAAAGGTGAACTATTATTTTTAAAGGATATGGTAAAGCCTGATCATGCTATATTAACAAATGTAGGCTTAGCTCATTTGGAAAATTTTGATTCTTTAGAAGAGCTAGCTGAAGCGAAGGCTGAAATAGCTGATTGTATAAATGATAATGGATTATTTATTTATAATGGTGATGATAAACTCATAAATAATGCACTTGAAAACAAACAACTAAACAAAACGCTAAAAATTAAAACATTTGGTTTTAATGATAAAAATAATATTTACTATAAAAACATAAAACAAAGCGAAACAGGTATTACTTTTGAAACTGATGGAGAGGTAAAAGATAGTTTTGGTATTAATATGTTAGGTAAACATCAAGCTTTAAATGCAATAGCTGCAATGTTAGCAGCTAAGGAATATAAATTAACAACTACACAAATAAAAGACGGGCTTAATAATATTGAAAAAACAGGCTTAAGAAATGAATTATTAAAAGTAAATAAATGTACAATATTAAATGATACTTATAAATCTAATCCAAATAGCGTATTGGCAGCGTTAGATACCTTTGAAGAAATTAAATCACCAGTGAAAGTTGTTGTTTTAGGTGATATGCTTGGTTTAGGTAAAAAAGAAGAAGAACTACACTATGAAATAGGCTCTAAACTCTCTAATTATACTGTAGATGAATTAGTAACTTATGGTGAGTTAGGAAAGTTTATTGCAAACGGAGCAAAAAACATAGTAAAAAATATAAAATCTTTTGACGATAAAAACTTAATGACTAATTATCTAAGCAAATATTTAAATATTGACAGTTCAATGGTTATTAAAGCATCAAGGAGCTTAGAATTAGACGAAGTTGTAGATAAATTAAAATCTTTATAAAGGTGGCATTTTTATGAAAAAAACTAAATTAGCTGTGATTTTTGGTGGTAAATCAAGCGAATACTTGATATCATTACATTCAGCAGCATCAGCAATTAAAAACATTCCAAATGACAAGTTTGATGTAACATTAATAGGTATAACAAGTGAAGGCAAATGGCTATACTTCCCAGGAAGTATTGAAGAAATAGATAACAACACATGGTTTGAAAATCCTAACTGTTGTGAAATGATTTTAAGTCCTGATGCAGTATTAAAAGGATTTATAAAATTAAATAATGATAAAACATTTGATAAAGTTGAAATAGACTGTGTATTTCCTATTTTACACGGTAAACACGGAGAAGATGGAACAATACAAGGTTTATGTGAATTATATGGCATTCCCTTCGTAGGATGCGACATGCTTTCATCAGCTCTTTGTATGGATAAAGAATTTACTCATATAGTTTGTAATAGTAAAAATATAAAAATGGCACCTTACATGGCTGTCGTTAACGAAAAAAACTTAGACTTAAAAGATACATATAAAAAAGTTTTAGAAAACCTATCATTACCTATATTTATAAAACCTGCGAATGCTGGTTCTTCTTATGGAATAAGCAAAATAAGGAACTATGATGAATTTGAAAAAGGTATGAATTTTGCTTTTGATCATGATAGAAAGGTTATTTTAGAATCAACAATAGAAGGCTTCGAAATAGGCTGTGCTGTTCTTGGAAATGGAGAAATTTTAATTGGTGAAGTTGATGAAATTGAAATGTATAAAGATTTCTTTGACTATAATGAAAAATATCACTCAACTACATCAAAAATACATTGTCCTGCTCGTATAAGTGATGAGTTAAAGCTAGAAGCAAAAGAAACCGCAAAATGCATATATAAAGCTTTAGAATGTAGTGGAATGGCCAGAATTGATATGTTCTTAACTCCTACTAATGAAATCATTCTAAACGAAGTTAATACTATACCAGGACTTACTAGTGTAAGTAGATATCCATCTATGGTTAAGGTTGGATTAAATATGGGATATACAGAGTTAATAATAGAGCTTGTTAACTTAGCAATGAATAGATAATATTTTTTAAAGCGTTCTAATTATAATAATTAGAACGCTTTTTTTACTAAAAGCCACTTAATGTTTTATCTCTATTTATTGATTCATTTAATTTTTCAAATAATTCATCGTATTTTAAACAAGTTTTATCAAGCTTTATGCATCCTACTCTCATAGATAAAGGAGTTTGAAAATTTTTATATTCTATAAGTTTTTCATTTTGAGAAACTATACTTTTAGCTAATTCTTTAGCTTTTTCAATATTATCGTAACCTGTTACCAATGTGAATTCATCTCCACCTATTCTGAACAAAATCATTTGTTCTGTAGATTTTTCATCTATTCTTCTCAAGGCTTCAATAATAGCTTTATCTCCTAACTCTCTGCTTATGTTATTTATTAAGTCCATACCTTTGATATCAAATAATAAAATATATGTGCCCTTTTTTAATTTTAATTCTTCATACAACTGTGTAATATCAAATTTTTTACATGGCATATCAACCATACCTCCATTATAATTAAACTCTAACTTAGGAAAAAGACATGTGAATTTCCACTTTTCTCTATAAACTGAAGGAGTTTCTCTCCATACTTTAGAAAATGCCCTCGTAAAAACTTCCGGTGATTTGTATTGATACTTCAAAGAAATATTCAAAATACTCTCGTTTGTTTCAACAAGTTCTTTTGCAGCATATGTTAATCTTCTTTTGGTTATATACTCTTTTAAACTTATATTAAATACATATTTAAAAACCTTTTGTAAATTTGATAATGAACAAAAACATTTTTTGGCTATGTTTTTTTGTATTATTTCATTACAAAGATTATCTTCTATGTAGTTAATAGCATCTGTGAGAATATAAAAATTTTTCAATATTTACTCCTCCAATTATTTCAAATAACGTTATTATAATTATAATAACATCTATATATAAATACGTCTTGATTATTTGAGTAAAAAAACAATAAAAGATTTGACCTTTTAAATCAAATCTCTCTTTTTTATTTATTATGCTTTAATACAAATCCGGTAAATTCTTGTATGTTTAAAATAGTACCATCATTCATTATAATTTCGCCATTAAATGTTCCAAATACCATGTGTTTATTTAATAACCTATCTTCATCAAAACAATCAATGTTTGGTTTAAAAACTAAGTTTACTGTTTTTTCTTCATTATTTAATATCCAAGAATTATTCATATTACTTTTTATATGTTTCTTTTTTAAAATTAATTCTACTTTTGATAGCTTGTGTATATATCCATCATAAAAAATTGCATTTTCTATATCTTTATCATTATTCTTAATATCACAACCTATATTAAAACCAAATAACTTTCCATCTATATATCCTGATGCAGTAAAATTGTAATAATTATTATTTGAATAATTTACACCTCTGCTCCAATGCAAAGTAGCACAAGAATTATCTGGTTTAAGTATGTATTCTTTATTTTGAAATCTTACTATGCCATGGGCCTTCATACAATTAATATTGTTTTTTATCACAAAGAGTTTTTCATTATTTTTCACTGTTTCTGTTGTTACTACAAATTCACTTGGTTCTTCAATAACCGATATATCTGCATCTATTGGTTTATCATTATGAAAATCATCTAAGTGGCATAATATTCTTCTAGAATTTCCTGTGTTTTTTATAATTATTGTATAATTTTTTTCTTTGACGTTTATGTCACCTTCATTTGGAGATAATGGCATTTGAACTTCATTTTTAGAGTTTGTCCTTTTTAATTCAATCTTCCTTATCCATGGATTCGCTAAATCTATTAATGCAACTGAATCTATACCCGTTTTTGAAATATTAGAAACTGATATTATAAAGGCATAGAAGTGATTATATACCACATATAAATCTTCTTCCTTTAATTTAGACTTACTTATTTTACAGCTATCCTTGTTGTAGTCAAAATTAAAGTCTTTAAAAAAGCCAATTTTAGTTAATTCACCATTATTATTGATAAGTTTTTCCCTTTGCAATACGTCATCCTGCATAGCACTACCCCCATTTATAAACAATTTGTTAACTTATATAAAGTATAAAATAATTATATATATAAATCAAGTGATTAAAATATTTATTTATATTCTATAAACTTATAAGTTCTTATTCAAAACATAAGCCCGATTGTTCTAATGATTTTTAATTTTCATATATTATAATACCAGATATGTTCAACAAGTAAAGGAGAAACCTAAATGAAAAACAATATAATTACAGGTACTATAATTCTTACTATAGCAACAGTTTTTATTCGCCTTATGGGTTTTATTTTCCGAATATACCTAGCTAATACTATTGGTGCCGAAGGTATTGGTTTATATCAACTTATTTTGTCCTTCTATATACTTACTATTACTCTAGCAACTTCAGGAATAAGCATAGCTGTATCAAGAATAACTGCAGAAGAAATAGCTAAAAACAAATTGCAAAATGTTAGTAAAACATTAAAAGTGTCTATAATAATATGCCTAATAAGTAGTGGTATATCAACTTTAATACTATTATTTGGAGCGAAAACTGTCAGCATATATGTCATTAAGGATATAAGAGCTATCTATCCATTAATTTATCTTGCTCCCAGTTTACCATTTTTAGCATTTTCATCTTGTTTTAGAGGTTACTTTTTTGCTACAAAAAATGTTTCTAAACCTTCAAGTGCACAATTTTTAGAGCAAATTATTAGAATATTTGTAACCATTAGTTTGTTAAAAAATATTGATACTAGTGATATTGCTAAAGCTTGTAGTACTGCTACTATTGGTATGACTGTTGGAGAAATTATTTCATTTTTTTATATATATTTTTTATATTTATTCGACAAAAAATATAAAGCAAAGTCAAAGAATTGTGATAAGCTACTGGGTAGAATTTTAACCATTAGTATTCCTGTAGCAGGTACATCTTATCTAAATTCTGTTTTACGCCTATTAGAAAATGCCTTGATTCCAATTAAACTAATTCAGTACGGAATGACTTACTCTTCTGCAATTAGCATATATGGAATTTTAAAGGGAATGGTATTACCCGTTTTATTTTTTCCGACATCTTTTTTAACATCTCTTGCTACTATGCTAT contains these protein-coding regions:
- a CDS encoding D-alanine--D-alanine ligase family protein translates to MKKTKLAVIFGGKSSEYLISLHSAASAIKNIPNDKFDVTLIGITSEGKWLYFPGSIEEIDNNTWFENPNCCEMILSPDAVLKGFIKLNNDKTFDKVEIDCVFPILHGKHGEDGTIQGLCELYGIPFVGCDMLSSALCMDKEFTHIVCNSKNIKMAPYMAVVNEKNLDLKDTYKKVLENLSLPIFIKPANAGSSYGISKIRNYDEFEKGMNFAFDHDRKVILESTIEGFEIGCAVLGNGEILIGEVDEIEMYKDFFDYNEKYHSTTSKIHCPARISDELKLEAKETAKCIYKALECSGMARIDMFLTPTNEIILNEVNTIPGLTSVSRYPSMVKVGLNMGYTELIIELVNLAMNR
- a CDS encoding polysaccharide biosynthesis protein; the encoded protein is MKNNIITGTIILTIATVFIRLMGFIFRIYLANTIGAEGIGLYQLILSFYILTITLATSGISIAVSRITAEEIAKNKLQNVSKTLKVSIIICLISSGISTLILLFGAKTVSIYVIKDIRAIYPLIYLAPSLPFLAFSSCFRGYFFATKNVSKPSSAQFLEQIIRIFVTISLLKNIDTSDIAKACSTATIGMTVGEIISFFYIYFLYLFDKKYKAKSKNCDKLLGRILTISIPVAGTSYLNSVLRLLENALIPIKLIQYGMTYSSAISIYGILKGMVLPVLFFPTSFLTSLATMLLPSISSANAKKNNAHITKTVSKVLHFTLTIGLFLVGIFVVFSFQIGNILYHNNKVGLLLKTLSFICPFMYTNMISITILNALGHQLSSFKINILESIIKITVILLFMPTYGFNAYLFVLLFTTVLNTILYLYKLLKVSYIIFDISNWIIKPTMSALISGIISKIIYTSLLNFIFSPVVALLLSIFCLFITYFAFLIAFKSISIQDINLFLSSLKRNKQN
- the murF gene encoding UDP-N-acetylmuramoyl-tripeptide--D-alanyl-D-alanine ligase, whose translation is MITKNLETIASMLNVSVLDNKFIDVMVSGICIDSRKVKQGNLFIPIVGANQNGHKYVNNAIENKAVATLWNKDEPNPPTNIGVILVDDTLVAMQQLATTYRSQLKTSIIGVAGSNGKTSTKDILAGMLSTKFKTQKTMGNHNNELGVPITLLNLYDDCEVAVVEMGMEKKGELLFLKDMVKPDHAILTNVGLAHLENFDSLEELAEAKAEIADCINDNGLFIYNGDDKLINNALENKQLNKTLKIKTFGFNDKNNIYYKNIKQSETGITFETDGEVKDSFGINMLGKHQALNAIAAMLAAKEYKLTTTQIKDGLNNIEKTGLRNELLKVNKCTILNDTYKSNPNSVLAALDTFEEIKSPVKVVVLGDMLGLGKKEEELHYEIGSKLSNYTVDELVTYGELGKFIANGAKNIVKNIKSFDDKNLMTNYLSKYLNIDSSMVIKASRSLELDEVVDKLKSL
- a CDS encoding site-2 protease family protein, with the protein product MTDFIIQKLMILPGILIALSFHEFAHAFVAYKLGDESQKFRGRLTLDPLKHIDPIGFILLMFVGFGWAKPVQVDSRSFKKPRRDDTLVALAGPLMNLIIAFVFALILGIISLLIFKGTIVSSQVFDIIITMIQGTVSINLVLMVFNLIPIPPLDGHHVLGNICGPKVWNFYYAHADKLRLFLMLAIILNLTSIVLGPIVSGLYSFIMKIVLMIVNLFV
- a CDS encoding DUF2804 domain-containing protein; protein product: MQDDVLQREKLINNNGELTKIGFFKDFNFDYNKDSCKISKSKLKEEDLYVVYNHFYAFIISVSNISKTGIDSVALIDLANPWIRKIELKRTNSKNEVQMPLSPNEGDINVKEKNYTIIIKNTGNSRRILCHLDDFHNDKPIDADISVIEEPSEFVVTTETVKNNEKLFVIKNNINCMKAHGIVRFQNKEYILKPDNSCATLHWSRGVNYSNNNYYNFTASGYIDGKLFGFNIGCDIKNNDKDIENAIFYDGYIHKLSKVELILKKKHIKSNMNNSWILNNEEKTVNLVFKPNIDCFDEDRLLNKHMVFGTFNGEIIMNDGTILNIQEFTGFVLKHNK
- a CDS encoding helix-turn-helix domain-containing protein, with product MKNFYILTDAINYIEDNLCNEIIQKNIAKKCFCSLSNLQKVFKYVFNISLKEYITKRRLTYAAKELVETNESILNISLKYQYKSPEVFTRAFSKVWRETPSVYREKWKFTCLFPKLEFNYNGGMVDMPCKKFDITQLYEELKLKKGTYILLFDIKGMDLINNISRELGDKAIIEALRRIDEKSTEQMILFRIGGDEFTLVTGYDNIEKAKELAKSIVSQNEKLIEYKNFQTPLSMRVGCIKLDKTCLKYDELFEKLNESINRDKTLSGF